A window of Armatimonadota bacterium contains these coding sequences:
- a CDS encoding YceI family protein yields MRTIVFVAALAVAAGLAAPTAETAAPSPSPLPPGFERFVVDPSASTVSYRVDETFLGDNRFNTAVGTTNEVHGDIVVNRQNPRASRVGRITVDISALRSDSTRRDNAIRNRWLESARYPLAEFLTTEIRGLPQTYREGEALKVAVVGNLKIRDVIRQTTFDATLTLSGATLTAVATTEIRMTDFGFEPPSILGFVRAQNEAKLELRLTARRAPR; encoded by the coding sequence ATGCGCACCATCGTGTTCGTCGCCGCGCTCGCTGTCGCGGCCGGGCTCGCCGCCCCGACCGCGGAGACGGCGGCACCGTCTCCGAGCCCGCTGCCGCCGGGATTCGAGCGGTTCGTCGTCGATCCGTCCGCGTCGACGGTATCCTATCGGGTCGACGAGACCTTCCTGGGCGACAACCGGTTCAACACCGCCGTCGGAACCACCAACGAGGTGCACGGCGATATCGTCGTGAACCGGCAGAACCCGCGCGCCAGTCGCGTCGGGCGCATCACGGTCGACATCAGCGCGCTGCGGTCCGACAGCACGCGGCGGGACAACGCGATCCGCAACCGCTGGTTGGAGTCGGCACGCTACCCGCTCGCCGAGTTCCTGACCACCGAGATCCGGGGCCTGCCGCAGACTTACCGCGAGGGGGAAGCACTGAAGGTCGCCGTCGTCGGAAACCTAAAGATCCGCGACGTCATCCGGCAGACCACATTCGATGCGACACTGACGCTGAGCGGAGCCACGCTCACGGCGGTGGCGACGACCGAGATCCGCATGACGGACTTCGGCTTCGAGCCGCCCTCGATTCTGGGATTCGTGCGCGCGCAGAACGAGGCGAAGCTGGAGTTGCGGTTGACGGCCAGGCGGGCGCCGCGCTGA
- a CDS encoding trypsin-like peptidase domain-containing protein: MMPRRLLDWSVRSGALSAVAVALLAAAAVAQLAADPQAIYDRVAPSIATLQVGAEGRSATGTAFAFNASGQLLTAAHVVRGAERIRVEFADGSSAEAHLVGYDARRDLAVIRADSTPLPLPLIGAEALKVGDPVFVVGSPRGRPLTVSAGQVLANGTTLAGLVPGIMIRNSAPIQPGHSGSPLLDGQGRAVGVVVAISTRPGEEGGLAVSGSVVRETLPALLAGVRRERAWLGIVAIALDASLARQRNLPVDRGMLVVEVQPGSPAEQAGLRGDRKDGPVGDVIVALDGYPVATWEDVMRVLGAREPGQRMQVEIVRESRQVTVEVTLGARP, from the coding sequence ATGATGCCACGGCGGCTACTAGATTGGTCAGTCCGCAGCGGCGCACTGTCTGCCGTCGCGGTGGCCCTGCTGGCTGCGGCGGCGGTCGCCCAGCTGGCGGCCGACCCGCAGGCGATCTACGATCGGGTCGCTCCCTCGATCGCGACCCTCCAAGTCGGCGCGGAAGGACGGAGCGCCACCGGTACCGCGTTCGCATTCAACGCCTCCGGTCAGCTCCTGACCGCGGCGCACGTAGTACGGGGCGCGGAACGGATCCGAGTCGAGTTCGCAGACGGGTCCTCCGCGGAGGCACACTTGGTCGGATACGACGCGCGGCGTGACCTCGCGGTCATCCGCGCGGACTCGACGCCGCTCCCCTTGCCGCTGATCGGAGCGGAGGCTTTGAAGGTGGGCGATCCCGTCTTCGTCGTCGGTTCGCCGCGCGGGCGGCCCCTCACTGTCAGCGCCGGTCAGGTGCTCGCCAACGGCACGACGCTGGCCGGCTTGGTGCCGGGAATCATGATCCGCAACAGCGCGCCGATCCAGCCGGGCCACTCCGGTAGTCCGCTGCTGGACGGGCAGGGGCGGGCGGTCGGCGTCGTCGTGGCCATCTCGACCCGGCCCGGCGAGGAAGGCGGACTCGCGGTGTCCGGCTCGGTCGTGCGCGAGACGCTGCCGGCCCTGCTCGCCGGGGTGCGGCGCGAGCGGGCGTGGCTGGGCATCGTGGCGATCGCGCTCGATGCGTCACTGGCTCGACAGCGGAATCTGCCGGTGGACCGCGGGATGCTGGTGGTGGAGGTGCAGCCCGGGAGCCCAGCCGAACAGGCGGGCTTGCGCGGCGACCGAAAGGATGGTCCCGTGGGCGACGTCATCGTGGCGCTGGACGGGTATCCGGTCGCCACCTGGGAGGACGTGATGCGCGTTCTCGGCGCGCGCGAACCCGGACAGCGGATGCAGGTCGAGATCGTGCGCGAATCCCGGCAAGTGACGGTCGAGGTCACGCTGGGCGCAAGACCCTAG
- a CDS encoding VWA domain-containing protein yields the protein MRFLWPALLWGLLLVPALAVGYAAWVRRSAPRALAHPHAAAIAVLVRGSWRRHAAAVLYLVAVASVLLAAARPTFPLPVAADGRAIMLSIDVSGSMRSQDVEPNRLEAAKSAAKAFVAALPNSVRVGLVAFGGYAQLIRPPTTDRLALNQAIDDLGFVRRTAIGEGLMEAVAALPGPVRPSVDGVLPDRPAGRLAPGIVVLLSDGRNNAGMDPLQAAEWARQQAVTVYTVGVGQPVTPNNVWTLGGSLDETTLQEIARRTGGAYHHASTASRLHQVYRTLARQVGWERRPVEVSGIVALVAAAALLAAIAASTFTHPAQASGWQTGDRPAERAAESR from the coding sequence GTGCGTTTCCTGTGGCCGGCCTTGCTGTGGGGACTCCTGCTGGTGCCCGCCCTCGCAGTCGGCTACGCGGCGTGGGTCCGACGGTCAGCTCCGCGCGCGCTGGCGCACCCGCACGCCGCCGCGATCGCGGTCTTGGTACGTGGGTCCTGGCGGCGCCACGCGGCGGCCGTACTGTACCTGGTGGCGGTCGCATCCGTGCTGCTGGCCGCTGCCCGTCCTACCTTCCCGCTCCCGGTGGCGGCGGACGGGCGTGCGATCATGTTGAGCATCGACGTCAGCGGCAGCATGCGGTCACAGGACGTGGAGCCGAACCGTCTGGAGGCCGCCAAGAGCGCGGCGAAGGCGTTCGTCGCGGCGCTGCCCAACTCGGTACGCGTGGGGCTCGTGGCGTTCGGAGGCTACGCGCAGCTGATCCGGCCGCCGACCACCGACCGGCTGGCGCTCAACCAGGCGATCGACGATCTGGGGTTCGTGCGGCGGACGGCGATCGGGGAGGGGCTGATGGAGGCCGTCGCGGCGCTGCCGGGTCCCGTCCGCCCGAGCGTCGACGGCGTCCTGCCCGACCGGCCGGCCGGGCGGCTCGCACCGGGCATCGTCGTGTTGCTGTCCGACGGGCGCAACAACGCAGGGATGGATCCCCTGCAGGCAGCCGAGTGGGCCAGACAGCAGGCAGTCACGGTCTACACCGTCGGCGTGGGACAACCGGTGACCCCCAACAACGTCTGGACGCTGGGCGGATCGCTCGACGAGACGACGCTGCAGGAGATCGCACGGCGGACCGGTGGCGCGTACCACCACGCCTCGACCGCGTCGCGGCTGCACCAGGTCTATCGCACGCTGGCGCGGCAGGTCGGCTGGGAGCGGCGGCCGGTCGAGGTCTCGGGAATCGTGGCGTTGGTCGCCGCCGCGGCATTGCTGGCGGCGATCGCCGCCTCGACGTTCACGCACCCGGCGCAAGCAAGCGGCTGGCAGACCGGCGACCGTCCAGCGGAGCGCGCCGCAGAGAGCAGGTAG
- a CDS encoding dienelactone hydrolase family protein, with translation MNEDRITDMGRYVLEEWAEDYRKGQLGRREFLRRVVLFAGSTATAVPLLGRLGVAASAEEVSAATAQVPPPQATQGVTVPPDDPAIQVGMVTFAHDGTNVRGYLARPRNRDRAPGLVLCHENRGLVEHTRDVARRFAKVGYVALAVDLASHEGGTDRFGDPAAVTALLGRTPPAQLVGMLDGGVHHLRSRDFVHADRIGAIGWCFGGGMTWRLVTVNRDIRAAVPYYGPNPPLEDVPRIHAAVLGIYAEQDQRINAGIPALREALQRANVTHEIVIFPGVDHAFFNDTGARYNAAVARQAWERTLAWLQRYLGA, from the coding sequence ATGAACGAAGATCGCATCACCGACATGGGTCGCTACGTCCTCGAGGAGTGGGCGGAGGACTACCGCAAGGGCCAGCTCGGCCGCCGCGAGTTCCTGCGGCGCGTCGTGCTGTTCGCCGGTTCGACCGCAACCGCGGTGCCGCTGCTGGGCAGGCTAGGCGTCGCGGCTTCGGCCGAGGAGGTGTCGGCGGCCACGGCGCAGGTACCGCCGCCTCAGGCCACTCAGGGCGTGACGGTGCCGCCCGACGACCCTGCGATCCAGGTCGGTATGGTGACCTTCGCTCACGACGGCACGAACGTGCGCGGCTACCTCGCCAGGCCCCGCAACCGCGATCGCGCCCCGGGCCTGGTCCTGTGCCACGAGAACCGGGGATTGGTCGAGCACACCCGGGACGTCGCCCGGCGGTTCGCCAAGGTGGGCTACGTCGCCCTCGCGGTGGATCTGGCCTCGCACGAGGGCGGTACGGACCGGTTCGGCGACCCCGCCGCGGTCACCGCGCTACTCGGACGCACACCGCCCGCGCAACTCGTGGGGATGCTCGACGGCGGTGTGCACCACCTGCGATCGCGCGACTTCGTGCACGCGGACCGGATCGGTGCGATCGGCTGGTGTTTCGGGGGAGGCATGACGTGGCGGCTCGTCACCGTCAACCGCGACATCCGCGCCGCGGTGCCCTATTATGGACCCAACCCGCCACTGGAAGACGTGCCGCGGATCCACGCCGCGGTGCTGGGAATCTACGCGGAGCAGGACCAGCGGATCAACGCCGGAATCCCGGCCCTGCGCGAGGCGCTGCAGCGAGCCAATGTCACGCACGAGATCGTGATCTTCCCCGGCGTGGATCACGCGTTCTTCAACGACACCGGTGCGCGGTACAACGCGGCGGTCGCCCGCCAGGCCTGGGAACGGACGCTGGCCTGGTTGCAGCGATACCTCGGCGCGTGA
- a CDS encoding efflux RND transporter periplasmic adaptor subunit, translating to MRKSSWVVAAVMVVGLLGWRGIEAVRPRPDAPARAAGAVRQPMTVQVAPAARHNLARWASYSGEVRAHSTVDVFPRISGVVAEVRVREGDLVAAGQVVARLDPREFRFQAEQARAAVNTQRVQVEQARAAVRTQRLQVEQARAGLATQRARLAQLLAGPAPEQIRQAEEQVRQAKAAVEFSAAQLRRTEELFEQGFVARQAVDSARMDYEVQQARLRAAEAQLNLLRQGPRAEEVEVARGQLRQAEVAFQQAQSQAAQAEVALRQAESVLAQSEVSLRQAETLLAESAVRAPAEGVVARRAVDPGDTVTPSTLLMQVVDIDPVEIAAPVSERDLGRVAVGMPAAVRVDALPDRMFAGRLARVGPVLATETRTAEIRVEVANPDASLRPGMAARVELVLEQRLGVIAVPIEAVVEREGRRVVFVVTDGLAQARQVETGLTDGMRIEIVRGLRPGENVVVTGQETLRDGTQVLVAGPGTSPRGPRRVPTRPGGDRP from the coding sequence TTGCGTAAGTCCTCGTGGGTGGTCGCCGCGGTGATGGTGGTGGGCTTGCTGGGCTGGCGCGGCATCGAGGCGGTCCGACCGCGCCCAGACGCACCGGCGCGCGCCGCCGGCGCGGTCCGCCAGCCGATGACCGTACAGGTCGCGCCGGCCGCGCGCCACAACCTGGCCCGGTGGGCGTCGTACTCCGGCGAGGTGCGGGCGCATTCGACGGTCGACGTCTTCCCGCGGATCTCCGGGGTCGTCGCGGAAGTGCGGGTGCGCGAAGGGGACCTGGTGGCCGCCGGGCAGGTGGTGGCACGCCTGGATCCCCGCGAGTTCCGCTTCCAGGCCGAGCAGGCACGCGCTGCAGTGAACACGCAGCGCGTGCAGGTCGAACAGGCCCGCGCCGCCGTCCGGACGCAGCGGCTGCAGGTCGAGCAGGCCCGCGCCGGCCTCGCCACGCAGCGCGCCCGCCTGGCCCAGCTGCTCGCAGGGCCGGCACCCGAGCAGATTCGACAGGCCGAAGAACAGGTGCGCCAGGCAAAGGCCGCCGTCGAGTTCAGTGCCGCACAGCTGCGGCGCACCGAAGAGCTGTTCGAGCAGGGATTCGTCGCCCGCCAGGCGGTCGATTCGGCCCGGATGGACTACGAGGTGCAGCAGGCGCGGTTGCGGGCGGCCGAAGCGCAACTCAATCTCTTGCGCCAGGGACCGCGGGCCGAGGAGGTGGAGGTCGCCCGGGGGCAGCTGCGCCAGGCGGAAGTCGCGTTCCAACAGGCCCAAAGCCAGGCGGCCCAAGCCGAGGTCGCCTTGCGCCAGGCCGAAAGCGTCCTCGCCCAGTCCGAGGTCTCCCTCCGTCAGGCCGAGACCCTGCTCGCCGAAAGCGCAGTGCGCGCGCCCGCGGAGGGGGTCGTCGCCCGCCGCGCGGTCGACCCCGGCGACACCGTGACGCCGTCGACCCTGCTGATGCAGGTGGTGGACATCGATCCGGTGGAGATCGCAGCACCGGTCAGTGAGCGCGATCTGGGCCGCGTAGCTGTCGGCATGCCAGCTGCGGTTCGGGTGGACGCGCTGCCAGACAGGATGTTCGCCGGACGGCTCGCGCGGGTAGGCCCGGTCCTGGCCACCGAGACCCGCACCGCGGAGATCCGGGTGGAAGTCGCCAACCCCGATGCGTCGTTGCGCCCAGGCATGGCCGCCCGGGTCGAGCTCGTCTTGGAGCAGCGCCTTGGCGTGATCGCGGTGCCGATCGAGGCCGTGGTGGAACGCGAAGGACGGCGCGTCGTATTCGTCGTCACAGACGGGCTGGCACAGGCGCGCCAGGTGGAGACCGGTCTAACGGACGGCATGCGGATTGAGATCGTGCGGGGTCTGCGTCCGGGCGAAAACGTTGTGGTCACGGGCCAGGAGACGCTGCGCGACGGCACCCAGGTCCTCGTGGCGGGGCCGGGGACATCTCCGCGGGGTCCCCGACGCGTCCCGACGCGCCCAGGAGGGGACCGACCGTGA
- a CDS encoding efflux RND transporter permease subunit, which translates to MSPPALAVARPIGTCILFSVVVLLGLTALAGLPIDLLPEVSLPRLSVSTQYPGAGPEEVENLVSRVIEEAASTVPGAQEVISTSSQGASSVVVLFPNGTDLNAAADDLRAAVERARRRLPDGASPPIVFKFDPSQQPIMQMGLIAREGSNLDSAELRRLADEQVLFRLERVPGVALAEVRGGRRRHIQVALDRDRMQALRISERDVATALAAANIAAPAGEVLEGTRQLGLRVLSRYRDLDQIRNTVVAYRGGAPIHVRDVAEVAAGQEEDTGRIRINGVPGVLLQVQRQPGRNTVAVSDGVLRQVEQLNATLPGARIVVVADNARFIRSALASVRNALLLGTIFAVAVLLFFLRDVRSVLVIGTAIPISILAACALMFFSGYTLNLMTMGALALGVGMLVDTSIVVLENIYRHREAGCAGPEAAVRGAREVASAVTASTLTTIVVFLPVIFLRGGAVVTQMFFQFSMVVIFALLCSLAVSLTLTPVLASWLPALHAARSDSTRSGRLVTAYRSLLDWALRHRAAVFAAALAVFLIGLGASRLVGSEILPASDEGEIFVSAVLPVGTRLDLTEQTLRGLEQAAREAAPEIVDSTLAVGSAGFGTGTHRGSLRLRLLPKGERSRTTEQIASVLRQRLRVPGGRVMVRASAGALGILRFGSSADPISVDIRGFDLDAGMRLAEQVRDALEQVPGVTDASVAREERIPEMAVRVDVERAAAFGLTPQQVGDVLSAAVAGRTATILREGGREMDVVVRLREDDRRTAADLLSVPITATGGRQILLGQVAEVVRGVAPAQIFRRGRERVITVSAGLSGRDFGSAMEEVRARIAQISLPPGFAIAFGEQYEEQQRANRQLLLGFGVAVLLVYAVMAIQFERLVQPLLIMGAVPFAVAGSLLMLWLTQTTLNVQSWIGIIVLAGIVVNNAIVLVDFILSKHRGEGTPPRQAAVEASAARLRPVLMTTLTTVLALVPVAIGLGEGAELQAPLARSVIGGMLLSALVTLVFIPTLYVAVEERRERRPAPQPAWAPVAGGSVPIDDGRSARAAGSPTTDPTGASASGDA; encoded by the coding sequence GTGAGCCCGCCGGCACTGGCGGTCGCGCGTCCGATCGGAACGTGCATCCTGTTCAGCGTGGTCGTGCTCTTGGGCCTGACCGCGCTGGCAGGCCTGCCGATCGATCTGCTCCCAGAGGTGTCGCTGCCCAGGCTGTCGGTGTCCACGCAGTATCCGGGTGCCGGCCCCGAGGAAGTGGAGAACCTGGTCTCGCGGGTCATCGAGGAAGCCGCCAGCACGGTCCCCGGGGCGCAGGAAGTGATCTCGACGTCCAGCCAGGGTGCGTCCAGCGTGGTCGTGCTGTTCCCCAACGGCACCGACCTGAACGCGGCGGCCGACGACCTGCGTGCCGCTGTGGAACGGGCGCGCCGACGCCTGCCCGACGGCGCGTCGCCGCCGATCGTCTTCAAGTTCGACCCCTCGCAGCAACCGATCATGCAGATGGGGCTGATCGCGCGCGAAGGGTCCAACCTGGACAGCGCGGAGTTGCGACGCCTGGCCGATGAGCAGGTCCTGTTCCGGCTGGAGCGGGTGCCCGGCGTCGCGCTGGCCGAGGTCCGCGGCGGCCGGCGCCGGCATATCCAGGTGGCGCTCGACCGCGATCGGATGCAGGCGTTGCGGATCTCCGAGCGCGACGTCGCCACCGCGCTGGCCGCCGCCAACATCGCCGCACCGGCCGGCGAGGTCCTGGAGGGGACGCGGCAACTCGGTCTGCGCGTCCTCAGCCGTTACCGCGACCTCGATCAGATCCGCAACACCGTCGTCGCGTACCGCGGCGGGGCACCGATCCACGTGCGGGACGTCGCCGAGGTGGCGGCTGGGCAAGAGGAGGACACGGGTCGCATCCGCATCAACGGCGTGCCCGGCGTCTTGCTGCAAGTCCAACGACAGCCCGGTCGGAACACCGTGGCCGTCTCCGACGGCGTGCTGCGGCAGGTGGAGCAACTCAACGCCACCCTGCCGGGTGCGCGGATCGTCGTGGTCGCCGACAACGCGCGGTTCATCCGCAGCGCGCTCGCGTCGGTGCGCAACGCGCTGCTGCTGGGGACCATCTTCGCCGTCGCCGTGCTGCTGTTCTTCCTGCGCGACGTGCGCAGCGTGCTGGTCATCGGTACGGCGATCCCGATCTCGATTCTGGCCGCCTGCGCGCTGATGTTCTTCTCGGGATACACCCTCAACCTGATGACGATGGGCGCGCTGGCGCTGGGCGTCGGGATGCTCGTGGACACCTCGATCGTCGTCTTGGAGAACATCTACCGACACCGCGAAGCGGGCTGCGCAGGGCCCGAAGCCGCGGTGCGCGGCGCACGCGAAGTGGCCTCGGCCGTCACCGCATCGACGCTGACGACCATCGTCGTGTTCCTGCCCGTGATCTTTTTGCGCGGCGGCGCCGTCGTCACGCAGATGTTCTTCCAGTTCTCGATGGTCGTCATCTTCGCGCTGCTGTGCTCCTTGGCGGTCTCGCTCACCCTGACGCCGGTGCTGGCCTCGTGGCTGCCGGCCCTGCACGCGGCGCGGTCGGACAGCACCCGCAGCGGCCGCCTGGTGACCGCGTACCGGTCGTTGCTGGACTGGGCCCTGCGGCACCGGGCGGCGGTGTTCGCGGCAGCGCTGGCGGTCTTTCTGATCGGCCTGGGTGCCTCTCGGCTGGTGGGCAGCGAGATCCTCCCAGCCTCCGACGAGGGCGAGATCTTCGTCAGTGCGGTCCTGCCCGTCGGCACACGGCTCGATCTCACCGAGCAGACGCTGCGCGGTCTGGAGCAGGCGGCGCGCGAGGCCGCACCCGAGATCGTCGACTCCACGCTGGCGGTCGGGTCGGCCGGATTCGGGACGGGAACGCACCGCGGATCGCTGCGGTTGCGGCTGCTCCCCAAGGGTGAGCGGTCCCGAACGACCGAACAGATCGCGTCGGTGCTGCGTCAGCGCCTGCGGGTCCCGGGAGGCCGGGTGATGGTGCGGGCGAGCGCGGGCGCACTGGGGATCCTGCGGTTCGGCAGCAGCGCCGACCCCATCAGCGTGGACATCCGCGGCTTCGATCTGGATGCGGGCATGCGGCTGGCCGAACAAGTGCGCGACGCGCTGGAGCAAGTTCCCGGCGTCACTGATGCCAGCGTCGCCCGGGAGGAGCGCATCCCCGAGATGGCCGTGCGCGTGGACGTCGAGCGCGCAGCGGCGTTCGGGCTCACGCCCCAGCAGGTGGGCGACGTCCTCAGCGCAGCGGTGGCCGGGCGGACCGCCACGATCCTCCGGGAAGGGGGGCGCGAGATGGACGTCGTCGTCCGGCTCCGTGAGGACGATCGGCGCACCGCGGCCGACCTCCTGTCGGTTCCGATCACCGCCACGGGTGGGCGCCAGATCCTGCTGGGCCAGGTCGCGGAGGTCGTGCGCGGAGTTGCGCCCGCCCAGATCTTCCGCCGGGGCCGCGAACGGGTCATCACGGTGAGCGCAGGGCTGAGCGGGCGCGACTTCGGCAGCGCGATGGAGGAAGTGCGTGCGCGGATCGCTCAGATTTCCCTGCCGCCCGGGTTCGCCATCGCGTTCGGCGAGCAGTACGAGGAACAACAGCGCGCCAACCGCCAGCTCCTGCTGGGATTCGGCGTGGCGGTTCTGCTCGTGTACGCGGTGATGGCGATCCAGTTCGAGCGGCTGGTGCAGCCGTTGCTGATCATGGGCGCGGTGCCGTTCGCGGTCGCGGGATCGTTGTTGATGCTGTGGCTGACCCAGACGACGCTGAACGTCCAGTCGTGGATCGGGATCATCGTGCTGGCCGGGATCGTCGTCAACAACGCGATCGTGCTCGTCGACTTCATCCTCTCCAAGCACCGCGGCGAGGGCACGCCGCCGCGGCAGGCCGCGGTGGAGGCGTCGGCGGCGCGCCTGCGGCCGGTCCTGATGACGACGCTGACGACGGTGCTGGCCCTCGTGCCGGTGGCGATCGGCCTGGGCGAGGGCGCGGAACTGCAGGCCCCGCTCGCCCGCAGCGTGATCGGCGGCATGCTGCTGTCGGCGCTGGTGACGCTGGTGTTCATCCCCACGCTGTACGTCGCAGTCGAGGAGCGGCGGGAACGCCGCCCGGCTCCCCAGCCCGCGTGGGCTCCGGTGGCGGGCGGAAGCGTCCCGATCGACGACGGGCGGTCTGCTCGGGCCGCCGGCAGCCCGACCACGGATCCCACCGGCGCCTCGGCGTCCGGCGACGCGTAG
- a CDS encoding TolC family protein, producing the protein MTRIVLFGVAAALLAALGAPATAQEAATYTLAQAVAAAVERNPQVRAAEQSVRAAEARAQALRAALLPSVSLSATGGVSGGTGVVNTSGQVGAGVSYLVYDGGLREAQIRQAEAQAQAARENLAAVRSDVALAAVQAFIGVVAAERFITVREQAVAQARGQVDAAQAGFRAGTLPQSDVLRALSQLASAEVELIEARALADTRRVALRAVLALGAAAPIAVVPPEPPPALEVSQQEALQRAGGRPEVRRSEADVRAAEASLAAAMIAGGITVTLDGRYVLVATGGSSGTWSVGAAISLPVYDGGRKQAQVEEARAALEAARARLEQIRLQVQQEAVQAHLALLSAVAREQASQRALAAAREAHRVAEGRYRAGVGTILEVATARTELTAAEVSALQAAADRWTVLAALRRAMAMPVLP; encoded by the coding sequence ATGACGAGAATCGTCCTGTTCGGTGTTGCGGCCGCCTTGCTCGCGGCGCTGGGCGCTCCGGCGACCGCTCAGGAGGCGGCCACGTACACGCTGGCCCAGGCCGTGGCCGCCGCCGTCGAGCGCAACCCCCAGGTCCGGGCTGCAGAGCAGTCCGTGCGCGCGGCCGAGGCACGCGCGCAGGCACTGCGCGCGGCTCTGTTGCCGTCGGTGTCGCTGTCCGCCACGGGTGGCGTGAGCGGAGGGACGGGCGTCGTCAACACCTCGGGCCAGGTGGGCGCGGGTGTCAGCTACCTCGTCTACGACGGCGGTCTGCGCGAGGCGCAGATCCGTCAGGCCGAAGCGCAGGCGCAGGCCGCGCGCGAGAATCTGGCGGCGGTCCGGTCCGACGTCGCGCTCGCGGCCGTGCAGGCGTTCATCGGCGTGGTCGCCGCGGAGCGGTTCATCACCGTCCGCGAACAGGCCGTCGCCCAGGCCCGCGGACAGGTAGACGCGGCGCAGGCCGGGTTCCGCGCCGGCACGCTGCCGCAGTCGGACGTCTTGCGCGCGCTGTCGCAACTGGCCTCGGCCGAAGTCGAACTGATCGAGGCCCGGGCACTGGCCGATACGCGGCGGGTTGCGTTGCGCGCGGTGCTTGCTCTGGGCGCCGCTGCGCCGATTGCGGTCGTACCCCCCGAGCCCCCACCGGCGCTCGAGGTCTCCCAGCAAGAGGCGCTGCAGCGCGCCGGTGGGCGCCCCGAGGTCCGGCGGTCCGAGGCCGACGTCCGTGCTGCCGAGGCTTCCCTGGCCGCGGCCATGATCGCCGGCGGCATCACCGTCACGCTCGACGGTCGCTACGTGCTGGTCGCCACCGGCGGGAGCTCCGGGACGTGGTCGGTGGGCGCGGCGATCTCGCTGCCCGTGTACGACGGTGGCCGCAAGCAGGCCCAGGTCGAGGAAGCGCGCGCCGCCCTCGAGGCGGCGAGGGCACGGCTGGAGCAGATCCGGCTCCAGGTGCAGCAAGAAGCGGTGCAGGCGCATCTGGCGCTGCTCTCGGCAGTCGCTCGGGAGCAGGCATCGCAGCGGGCGCTCGCCGCGGCCCGCGAGGCACACCGGGTAGCCGAAGGGAGATACCGTGCCGGCGTGGGCACGATTCTAGAGGTAGCGACCGCGCGCACGGAACTCACCGCTGCCGAGGTGAGTGCACTGCAGGCGGCGGCGGATCGCTGGACAGTGCTGGCCGCCCTGCGGCGGGCGATGGCGATGCCCGTGCTGCCGTAG